The following are encoded together in the Coffea arabica cultivar ET-39 chromosome 1c, Coffea Arabica ET-39 HiFi, whole genome shotgun sequence genome:
- the LOC113730595 gene encoding E3 ubiquitin-protein ligase NLA isoform X4 — translation MGEVLRKYDKVHGSINNLKCQNVQLEDLKNPCLCELMAWHINVKEKKNKTTIPGLLDDCKLQISEGRFSISASLSNSRVLDVDLTCSICLEALFDPVSLTCSHMFCYMCACSAGSVSTIDGIKAADSKSKCPLCRKNGVFSGAMRMSQLSILLRRKLPEYWDERRQKERKARLEEAKEYWQLQCRAFVGID, via the exons ATGGGAGAAGTCCTGAGGAAATATGACAAG GTTCATGGCTCAATAAACAACCTGAAATGCCAAAATGTGCAGCTTGAGGACCTTAAAAACCCTTGCCTCTGTGAATTGATGGCATGGCACATAAAtgtgaaggaaaaaaagaacaaaactaCTATTCCTGGACTATTGGATGACTGCAAGCTGCAAATAAGTGAAGGAAGATTTTCCATTTCAGCATCTCTTTCCAATTCGAGGGTGCTTGATGTTGATCTAACTTGTTCAATCTGTTTG GAAGCATTATTTGATCCAGTTTCTCTCACATGTAGTCATATGTTCTGTTACATGTGTGCTTGTTCTGCTGGATCAGTATCTACCATTGATGGAATAAAGGCTgcagattcaaaatcaaaatgcCCATTGTGCAGAAAA AATGGTGTGTTCAGTGGAGCAATGCGCATGTCCCAActaagcattttactgagaaGAAA ATTGCCAGAATACTGGGACGAACGGCGGCAGAAGGAGCGGAAAGCACGGCTGGAAGAAGCTAAAGAATACTGGCAGTTACAATGTCGTGCCTTCGTTGGAATTGACTAG
- the LOC113730595 gene encoding probable E3 ubiquitin-protein ligase BAH1-like 1 isoform X3, producing the protein MAKYLKTLLASGFRKYFVICINRVREKHAALALESNASTSSDISTKAMGEVLRKYDKVHGSINNLKCQNVQLEDLKNPCLCELMAWHINVKEKKNKTTIPGLLDDCKLQISEGRFSISASLSNSRVLDVDLTCSICLEALFDPVSLTCSHMFCYMCACSAGSVSTIDGIKAADSKSKCPLCRKIARILGRTAAEGAESTAGRS; encoded by the exons ATGGCTAAATATCTCAAGACCTTGTTGGCTTCAGGATTCCGGAAATATTTCGTAATTTGTATAAACAGGGTACGAGAGAAGCATGCCGCCCTGGCACTAGAAAGCAACGCTTCAACGTCATCTGATATCAGTACAAAGGCCATGGGAGAAGTCCTGAGGAAATATGACAAG GTTCATGGCTCAATAAACAACCTGAAATGCCAAAATGTGCAGCTTGAGGACCTTAAAAACCCTTGCCTCTGTGAATTGATGGCATGGCACATAAAtgtgaaggaaaaaaagaacaaaactaCTATTCCTGGACTATTGGATGACTGCAAGCTGCAAATAAGTGAAGGAAGATTTTCCATTTCAGCATCTCTTTCCAATTCGAGGGTGCTTGATGTTGATCTAACTTGTTCAATCTGTTTG GAAGCATTATTTGATCCAGTTTCTCTCACATGTAGTCATATGTTCTGTTACATGTGTGCTTGTTCTGCTGGATCAGTATCTACCATTGATGGAATAAAGGCTgcagattcaaaatcaaaatgcCCATTGTGCAGAAAA ATTGCCAGAATACTGGGACGAACGGCGGCAGAAGGAGCGGAAAGCACGGCTGGAAGAAGCTAA
- the LOC113730595 gene encoding probable E3 ubiquitin-protein ligase BAH1-like 1 isoform X2 — protein sequence MAKYLKTLLASGFRKYFVICINRVREKHAALALESNASTSSDISTKAMGEVLRKYDKVHGSINNLKCQNVQLEDLKNPCLCELMAWHINVKEKKNKTTIPGLLDDCKLQISEGRFSISASLSNSRVLDVDLTCSICLEALFDPVSLTCSHMFCYMCACSAGSVSTIDGIKAADSKSKCPLCRKVEWCVQWSNAHVPTKHFTEKKIARILGRTAAEGAESTAGRS from the exons ATGGCTAAATATCTCAAGACCTTGTTGGCTTCAGGATTCCGGAAATATTTCGTAATTTGTATAAACAGGGTACGAGAGAAGCATGCCGCCCTGGCACTAGAAAGCAACGCTTCAACGTCATCTGATATCAGTACAAAGGCCATGGGAGAAGTCCTGAGGAAATATGACAAG GTTCATGGCTCAATAAACAACCTGAAATGCCAAAATGTGCAGCTTGAGGACCTTAAAAACCCTTGCCTCTGTGAATTGATGGCATGGCACATAAAtgtgaaggaaaaaaagaacaaaactaCTATTCCTGGACTATTGGATGACTGCAAGCTGCAAATAAGTGAAGGAAGATTTTCCATTTCAGCATCTCTTTCCAATTCGAGGGTGCTTGATGTTGATCTAACTTGTTCAATCTGTTTG GAAGCATTATTTGATCCAGTTTCTCTCACATGTAGTCATATGTTCTGTTACATGTGTGCTTGTTCTGCTGGATCAGTATCTACCATTGATGGAATAAAGGCTgcagattcaaaatcaaaatgcCCATTGTGCAGAAAAGTAG AATGGTGTGTTCAGTGGAGCAATGCGCATGTCCCAActaagcattttactgagaaGAAA ATTGCCAGAATACTGGGACGAACGGCGGCAGAAGGAGCGGAAAGCACGGCTGGAAGAAGCTAA
- the LOC113742855 gene encoding phosphoinositide phospholipase C 4-like, whose amino-acid sequence MGSSSYRVCVCFTRKFKVAEVQPPSDVKEAFKEYAGGGTHMNAEQLRRFLVEVQGETEATLAQAEAVLQQILQKRHHITKLTRHALTVDDFFHFLFSVDLNPPIRYKVHHDMTAPLSHYFIFTGHNSYLTGNQLTSDCSDVPIIKALKKGVRVIELDIWPNSSKDDVHVLHGRTVTTPVELIRCLRSIKEHAFSASPYPVVITLEDHLPADLQAKVAQMLTETFGEILFCPESESLKEFPSPEDLKYRVIISTKPPKEYLEAKRLADKQNSQKERDSDDDGWGKEPSSTEAAADEEDDDKIDNGGSDRNQDDEDDDDSDDKPHQAPVYKSLIAIHAGKPKGGLVEALRVEPDKVRRLSLSEQALEKAAESHGMDVVRFTQKNILRVYPKGMRVTSSNYKPLLSWMHGAQMVAFNMQGYGRSLWLMQGMFKANGGCGYVRKPDFLMKIGPNGQVFYPKEKQPVKTTLKVKVYMGDGWHLDFKQTHFDMYSPPDFYTRVGIAGVPADVVMKKTKKKEDNWTPIWEEEFTFPLTVPELALLRIEVHEYDMSEKDDFAGQTCLPVSELKPGIHAIPLCDHKGEKYNSVRLLMRFEFVEC is encoded by the exons ATGGGGAGCTCTAGTTACAGAGTTTGCGTGTGCTTTACGCGCAAGTTCAAGGTGGCAGAGGTGCAGCCACCGTCCGACGTTAAAGAAGCTTTCAAGGAGTATGCAGGAGGAGGGACCCACATGAACGCCGAGCAACTCCGGCGCTTCTTGGTGGAGGTCCAGGGCGAGACTGAGGCCACTTTGGCCCAGGCCGAGGCAGTCTTGCAGCAGATCCTCCAGAAGAGGCACCACATTACTAAGCTCACTCGCCACGCTCTCACTGTTGATGATTTCTTTCACTTCCTCTTCAGCGTTGACCTTAACCCGCCAATTCGCTACAAG GTTCACCATGATATGACTGCTCCTCTGTCCCATTATTTTATATTCACTGGGCATAATTCTTACTTGACTGGAAACCAACTGACCAGCGATTGCAGCGACGTCCCAATTATTAAGGCACTGAAAAAAGGCGTGCGGGTAATAGAACTTGATATATGGCCGAATTCTTCAAAGGATGATGTGCACGTTCTCCATGGAAG GACGGTTACGACGCCTGTGGAACTCATAAGATGTTTAAGGTCAATAAAAGAGCATGCATTCTCAGCTTCTCCATACCCTGTTGTAATAACACTTGAAGATCACCTTCCAGCTGACCTTCAAGCCAAAGTTGCTCAG ATGCTTACTGAAACATTTGGAGAAATACTCTTCTGTCCTGAATCAGaatccttaaaagaatttcctTCACCAGAAGATTTGAAATATCGTGTTATTATTTCAACTAAACCTCCAAAAGAGTACCTTGAAGCTAAAAGGCTTGCTGacaaacaaaattcacaaaaagaaAGGGATTCTGATGACGATGGATGGGGAAAAGAGCCTTCAAGCACTGAAGCTGCAGCTGACGAAGAAGATGATGACAAG ATTGACAATGGTGGGAGTGATCGTAACCAGGACGATGAAGATGATGACGACTCTGATGACAAACCACACCAAGCACCAGTTTACAAGAGTCTAATTGCTATTCATGCTGGCAAACCCAAAGGTGGATTAGTGGAGGCACTGAGGGTAGAACCAGATAAAGTGAGACGGTTGAGTTTGAGTGAACAGGCTCTTGAAAAGGCTGCCGAATCTCATGGAATGGATGTTGTGAG GTTCACCCAGAAAAATATTCTTAGGGTTTACCCTAAAGGTATGCGAGTTACCTCCTCCAATTACAAACCACTTCTTAGCTGGATGCACGGAGCTCAGATGGTTGCATTTAACATGCAG GGCTATGGTCGATCACTTTGGTTGATGCAAGGGATGTTCAAAGCGAATGGAGGGTGTGGCTACGTTAGAAAGCCCGATTTCTTGATGAAAATTGGTCCAAATGGTCAGGTGTTTTATCCTAAAGAAAAGCAGCCTGTGAAGACAACTTTGAAG GTTAAGGTCTACATGGGAGATGGATGGCATCTGGATTTTAAGCAAACTCACTTTGATATGTATTCTCCACCTGATTTCTATACTAGG gTTGGCATAGCTGGAGTGCCAGCTGATGTTGTCatgaagaaaaccaagaaaaaggAGGATAACTGGACACCAATTTGGGAAGAAGAATTTACCTTCCCATTGACTGTTCCCGAGCTAGCTCTGTTGCGAATTGAAGTGCACGAGTATGACATGTCTGAGAAGGATGATTTTGCCGGCCAAACATGTCTACCTGTCTCTGAATTAAAGCCTGGGATACATGCAATTCCTCTATGTGATCACAAAGGAGAGAAGTACAACTCTGTGAGGCTTTTGATGCGCTTTGAGTTTGTAGAAtgttga
- the LOC113730595 gene encoding E3 ubiquitin-protein ligase NLA isoform X1, with protein sequence MAKYLKTLLASGFRKYFVICINRVREKHAALALESNASTSSDISTKAMGEVLRKYDKVHGSINNLKCQNVQLEDLKNPCLCELMAWHINVKEKKNKTTIPGLLDDCKLQISEGRFSISASLSNSRVLDVDLTCSICLEALFDPVSLTCSHMFCYMCACSAGSVSTIDGIKAADSKSKCPLCRKNGVFSGAMRMSQLSILLRRKLPEYWDERRQKERKARLEEAKEYWQLQCRAFVGID encoded by the exons ATGGCTAAATATCTCAAGACCTTGTTGGCTTCAGGATTCCGGAAATATTTCGTAATTTGTATAAACAGGGTACGAGAGAAGCATGCCGCCCTGGCACTAGAAAGCAACGCTTCAACGTCATCTGATATCAGTACAAAGGCCATGGGAGAAGTCCTGAGGAAATATGACAAG GTTCATGGCTCAATAAACAACCTGAAATGCCAAAATGTGCAGCTTGAGGACCTTAAAAACCCTTGCCTCTGTGAATTGATGGCATGGCACATAAAtgtgaaggaaaaaaagaacaaaactaCTATTCCTGGACTATTGGATGACTGCAAGCTGCAAATAAGTGAAGGAAGATTTTCCATTTCAGCATCTCTTTCCAATTCGAGGGTGCTTGATGTTGATCTAACTTGTTCAATCTGTTTG GAAGCATTATTTGATCCAGTTTCTCTCACATGTAGTCATATGTTCTGTTACATGTGTGCTTGTTCTGCTGGATCAGTATCTACCATTGATGGAATAAAGGCTgcagattcaaaatcaaaatgcCCATTGTGCAGAAAA AATGGTGTGTTCAGTGGAGCAATGCGCATGTCCCAActaagcattttactgagaaGAAA ATTGCCAGAATACTGGGACGAACGGCGGCAGAAGGAGCGGAAAGCACGGCTGGAAGAAGCTAAAGAATACTGGCAGTTACAATGTCGTGCCTTCGTTGGAATTGACTAG
- the LOC113730606 gene encoding uncharacterized protein isoform X1 translates to MKKMLLPLLIPYLHHRQRQRHQLTKWAFYQTFLGLPIAPLPHPSSFPASLSSLPPSRSPSSSSSRCPFLVDSFVQSFVSSTKTIAGHNLEPTPWHPFPPKPSSLDQESKYSVASKILQCSYLSCGRSTTDNISQHNPPKHDLSKSESCPDFFKYIHRDLEPWTKSKISARHIMGAQNFAAFRILIIGGKLYVDLYYACVQSRAMFTIWSFLQLLRRYPGKIPDVDLMFDCMDKPTINRTEHASMPLPLFRYCTTPAHFDIPFPDWSFWGWSEINIQPWEEEFRSIKEGSQAHSWRKKSPIAYWKGNPDVASSIRMALLQCNDTEMWRAQIMRQDWGEAARGGFKQSKLSDQCNHQYKIYTEGYAWSVSLKYILACGSVPLIVSPEYLDFFSRGLTPQKNYLPVQPSDLCLSIKLAVEWGYGHPDMAEAVGRAAQDFIGNLTMDRVYDYMYHLLVEYSKLLDFRPRQPPSAMEVCVDSVLCFADENQRGFLRKSLAFPSSSLPCSI, encoded by the exons ATGAAAAAAATGCTGCTGCCCCTCCTCATCCCCTATCTCCACCACCGCCAGCGCCAGCGCCACCAACTAACAAAATGGGCCTTCTATCAAACATTTCTAGGCCTGCCAATCGCTCCCCTTCCTCATCCTTCTTCATTCCCCGCTTCTTTGTCGTCGTTGCCGCCCTCTCGTTCACCATCCTCCTCTTCTTCGAGGTGCCCTTTTTTG GTGGATTCATTTGTGCAGAGCTTCGTTTCAAGCACTAAAACAATTGCCGGACACAACTTGGAACCCACACCATGGCATCCTTTCCCGCCAAAACCATCCTCCTTAGACCAAGAATCCAAGTACTCGGTCGCTTCCAAAATTCTGCAGTGTTCTTACCTTTCTTGTGGTCGCAGCACCACAGATAACATTTCACAGCATAACCCGCCAAAACATGATCTTTCCAAAAGCGAAAGCTGTCctgatttttttaaatacatACACAGGGATCTGGAGCCCTGGACTAAGTCTAAGATCTCTGCGAGGCACATTATGGGGGCTCAAAATTTTGCAGCTTTTAGGATTCTGATAATTGGTGGTAAATTGTATGTGGACTTATATTATGCCTGTGTACAGAGCCGGGCAATGTTCACTATTTGGAGTTTCTTGCAGCTTCTTAGGAGGTACCCTGGCAAGATTCCAGATGTGGATTTGATGTTTGATTGTATGGATAAGCCAACCATTAATCGCACTGAGCATGCTTCGATGCCTCTACCATTGTTTCGCTATTGCACGACACCAGCACACTTTGATATTCCATTCCCTGATTGGTCTTTCTGGGGTTG GTCAGAAATCAATATACAGCCATGGGAAGAAGAATTTAGAAGCATTAAAGAAGGTTCACAAGCTCACAGTTGGCGAAAGAAGTCGCCTATAGCATACTGGAAGGGAAACCCTGATGTTGCTTCTTCTATTAGGATGGCATTGCTGCAATGCAATGACACTGAGATGTGGAGAGCACAAATAATGCGACAG GACTGGGGAGAAGCGGCAAGAGGAGGTTTTAAGCAGTCAAAACTATCAGATCAGTGTAACCATCA GTACAAGATCTATACTGAAGGATACGCTTGGTCAGTGAGCTTGAAATACATACTGGCATGTGGTTCAGTTCCACTTATAGTATCACCAGAATATCTAGATTTTTTCAGTCGTGGGCTGACTCCGCAGAAaaattatttgcctgttcagcCATCTGATTTGTGCTTGTCTATAAAGCTTGCTGTTGAGTGGGGCTATGGACATCCTGATATG GCTGAAGCAGTGGGAAGAGCTGCCCAAGATTTCATTGGAAATTTGACGATGGATAGGGTCTACGATTACATGTATCATCTCCTAGTGGAATACTCGAAGCTGCTGGATTTCAGACCTCGTCAACCTCCTTCTGCCATGGAGGTGTGCGTGGATTCAGTGCTCTGCTTTGCTGATGAGAATCAAAGAGGATTCCTTAGAAAGTCGCTTGCTTTCCCCTCTTCATCACTCCCTTGCTCGATTTAG
- the LOC113730606 gene encoding uncharacterized protein isoform X2, with protein MGLLSNISRPANRSPSSSFFIPRFFVVVAALSFTILLFFEVDSFVQSFVSSTKTIAGHNLEPTPWHPFPPKPSSLDQESKYSVASKILQCSYLSCGRSTTDNISQHNPPKHDLSKSESCPDFFKYIHRDLEPWTKSKISARHIMGAQNFAAFRILIIGGKLYVDLYYACVQSRAMFTIWSFLQLLRRYPGKIPDVDLMFDCMDKPTINRTEHASMPLPLFRYCTTPAHFDIPFPDWSFWGWSEINIQPWEEEFRSIKEGSQAHSWRKKSPIAYWKGNPDVASSIRMALLQCNDTEMWRAQIMRQDWGEAARGGFKQSKLSDQCNHQYKIYTEGYAWSVSLKYILACGSVPLIVSPEYLDFFSRGLTPQKNYLPVQPSDLCLSIKLAVEWGYGHPDMAEAVGRAAQDFIGNLTMDRVYDYMYHLLVEYSKLLDFRPRQPPSAMEVCVDSVLCFADENQRGFLRKSLAFPSSSLPCSI; from the exons ATGGGCCTTCTATCAAACATTTCTAGGCCTGCCAATCGCTCCCCTTCCTCATCCTTCTTCATTCCCCGCTTCTTTGTCGTCGTTGCCGCCCTCTCGTTCACCATCCTCCTCTTCTTCGAG GTGGATTCATTTGTGCAGAGCTTCGTTTCAAGCACTAAAACAATTGCCGGACACAACTTGGAACCCACACCATGGCATCCTTTCCCGCCAAAACCATCCTCCTTAGACCAAGAATCCAAGTACTCGGTCGCTTCCAAAATTCTGCAGTGTTCTTACCTTTCTTGTGGTCGCAGCACCACAGATAACATTTCACAGCATAACCCGCCAAAACATGATCTTTCCAAAAGCGAAAGCTGTCctgatttttttaaatacatACACAGGGATCTGGAGCCCTGGACTAAGTCTAAGATCTCTGCGAGGCACATTATGGGGGCTCAAAATTTTGCAGCTTTTAGGATTCTGATAATTGGTGGTAAATTGTATGTGGACTTATATTATGCCTGTGTACAGAGCCGGGCAATGTTCACTATTTGGAGTTTCTTGCAGCTTCTTAGGAGGTACCCTGGCAAGATTCCAGATGTGGATTTGATGTTTGATTGTATGGATAAGCCAACCATTAATCGCACTGAGCATGCTTCGATGCCTCTACCATTGTTTCGCTATTGCACGACACCAGCACACTTTGATATTCCATTCCCTGATTGGTCTTTCTGGGGTTG GTCAGAAATCAATATACAGCCATGGGAAGAAGAATTTAGAAGCATTAAAGAAGGTTCACAAGCTCACAGTTGGCGAAAGAAGTCGCCTATAGCATACTGGAAGGGAAACCCTGATGTTGCTTCTTCTATTAGGATGGCATTGCTGCAATGCAATGACACTGAGATGTGGAGAGCACAAATAATGCGACAG GACTGGGGAGAAGCGGCAAGAGGAGGTTTTAAGCAGTCAAAACTATCAGATCAGTGTAACCATCA GTACAAGATCTATACTGAAGGATACGCTTGGTCAGTGAGCTTGAAATACATACTGGCATGTGGTTCAGTTCCACTTATAGTATCACCAGAATATCTAGATTTTTTCAGTCGTGGGCTGACTCCGCAGAAaaattatttgcctgttcagcCATCTGATTTGTGCTTGTCTATAAAGCTTGCTGTTGAGTGGGGCTATGGACATCCTGATATG GCTGAAGCAGTGGGAAGAGCTGCCCAAGATTTCATTGGAAATTTGACGATGGATAGGGTCTACGATTACATGTATCATCTCCTAGTGGAATACTCGAAGCTGCTGGATTTCAGACCTCGTCAACCTCCTTCTGCCATGGAGGTGTGCGTGGATTCAGTGCTCTGCTTTGCTGATGAGAATCAAAGAGGATTCCTTAGAAAGTCGCTTGCTTTCCCCTCTTCATCACTCCCTTGCTCGATTTAG
- the LOC113742848 gene encoding E3 ubiquitin-protein ligase APD2-like, whose protein sequence is MEVITGGLTVASSDSVNHEAPSSSSSAHVQEQEENAFLARDRTPNDLEQYHPPHQHRHRPVSYRLNVSVFQVVNASIRDEACAAFIVLVTFWILACLAVILGFYGPSNIELGPNSSRLLAANPFFVQSIKVKELHESKHRPVLYGFDELPRLDVKITWSEAHVAFIEPGNHREWQYFLNKGSKIRVSYCVKSPTGAALSLVIVEGKGNLVDWIEDPSHPTTTLSWNIIHGTGTVEQEILRSKMYYIALGNLNFEEVQVQLNFTIEALTYNTTQANYNCSVSHRPCIWKLFFMGNAAIITTPGPELGMTSYIWHAQISYGQRWISYLVGSASMTVLLIVATKICFSFRITGEYETGFQAGMTASERAPLLSQKDDDLSSWGSVDSMSHDEEELNDSIATPDGKQLKEGDGLKDHRQLCILCSDAFRDCFFLPCGHCAACFTCGKRAMEEAGKCPICRKTMKKVRKIFSV, encoded by the exons ATGGAAGTCATTACTGGTGGGCTTACGGTTGCTTCTTCTGATTCAGTAAACCACGAGGCtccatcatcttcatcttctgcACATGTTCAAGAACAAGAGGAGAATGCATTTCTTGCCCGTGATCGAACCCCAAACGACCTTGAGCAGTACCACCCCCCGCATCAGCACCGCCATCGCCCGGTATCTTATCGCCTAAATGTTTCAGTATTTCAGGTGGTTAACGCAAGTATCAGAGATGAGGCGTGTGCTGCATTCATCGTCCTCGTCACTTTTTGGATTTTGG CTTGTCTTGCTGTGATACTGGGATTTTATGGACCTTCAAACATTGAGTTGGGTCCTAATAGTTCACGCCTTTTAGCTGCCAATCCATTTTTCGTGCAGTCAATCAAG GTCAAGGAATTACATGAATCAAAACACCGACCAGTTCTGTATGGGTTTGATGAATTACCTCGTCTGGATGTTAAAATTACTTGGTCAGAGGCACATGTTGCATTTATTGAACCTGGAAACCACAGG GAGTGGCAATACTTTCTGAACAAAGGGTCGAAAATACGTGTTTCATACTGTGTAAAAAGTCCAACTGGTGCTGCTTTGTCCCTTGTAATAGTTGAAG GAAAAGGAAACCTTGTTGATTGGATTGAGGACCCATCACATCCCACTACGACTTTATCCTGGAACATTATCCATG GAACTGGAACAGTAGAGCAGGAAATTTTGAGATCCAAAATGTATTATATTGCATTGGGGAACTTGAACTTTGAGGAAGTGCAG GTTCAGTTGAACTTCACAATAGAGGCTCTGACGTACAATACAACTCAAGCCAATTATAATTGCTCAGTGAGTCATCGGCCTTGCATTTGGAAGCTATTTTTCATGGGAAATGCTGCTATCATCACTACTCCTGGCCCAGAGCTG GGTATGACCAGTTATATATGGCATGCACAAATATCTTATGGTCAACGATGGATTTCATACTTAGTTGGATCAG CCTCAATGACCGTCCTCCTTATAGTAGCAACAAAAATTTGCTTCTCATTTAGGATTACTGGAGAATATGAGACAGGATTCCAAGCTGGGATGACAGCATCTGAAAGAGCCCCACTGCTTTCTCAGAAGGATGATGATCTTTCTAGTTGGGGCTCTGTTGATTCAATGTCACACGATGAAGAGGAGTTGAATGACTCGATAGCCACCCCTGATGGAAAGCAACTAAAGGAGGGAGATGGCCTTAAAGATCATAGACAGCTTTGCATCCTTTGCTCGGATGCATTTCGCGActgtttctttcttccttgtggGCATTGTGCTGCCTGCTTTACTTGTGGGAAAAG GGCCATGGAGGAGGCAGGTAAATGTCCAATCTGCCGTAAGACAATGAAGAAGGTGAGGAAGATTTTTAGCGTGTAG
- the LOC113730616 gene encoding probable pyridoxal 5'-phosphate synthase subunit PDX1: MAGSGVVTVYGNGAITETAKKSPFSVKVGLAQMLRGGVIMDVVTPEQARIAEEAGACAVMALERVPADIRAQGGVARMSDPQLIKEIKQAVTIPVMAKARIGHFVEAQILEAIGIDYVDESEVLTPADDENHINKHNFRIPFVCGCRNLGEALRRIREGAAMIRTKGEAGTGNIIEAVRHVRSVMGDIRVLRNMDDDEVFSFAKKIQSPYDLVMQTKQLGRLPVVHFAAGGVATPADAALMMQLGCDGVFVGSGVFKSGDPARRARAIVQAVTHYSDPEVLADVSCGLGEAMVGINLNDDKVERYANRSE, from the coding sequence ATGGCCGGAAGCGGTGTCGTAACGGTCTATGGCAACGGTGCAATCACCGAGACCGCAAAGAAATCCCCTTTCTCCGTCAAAGTGGGCCTTGCCCAAATGCTCCGTGGCGGCGTTATCATGGACGTTGTCACCCCCGAGCAGGCCCGCATCGCCGAAGAGGCCGGCGCATGCGCCGTCATGGCCCTCGAGCGGGTCCCCGCCGACATCCGTGCCCAGGGCGGCGTCGCCCGCATGTCCGACCCTCAGCTCATCAAGGAAATCAAGCAAGCCGTTACCATCCCCGTCATGGCCAAGGCCCGGATTGGCCATTTCGTCGAGGCCCAAATCCTCGAGGCCATCGGAATCGATTACGTCGACGAGTCGGAGGTCCTCACCCCTGCCGACGACGAAAACCACATAAATAAGCATAATTTCCGCATCCCTTTTGTCTGCGGCTGCCGCAACCTTGGGGAAGCCCTCCGCCGCATTAGGGAAGGCGCCGCCATGATTCGTACCAAAGGGGAGGCCGGCACCGGTAACATCATCGAGGCCGTCCGCCACGTCCGCTCCGTGATGGGTGATATCAGAGTCCTCCGAAACATGGATGACGATGAGGTCTTCTCGTTTGCCAAAAAAATTCAGTCCCCGTATGACTTGGTGATGCAGACCAAGCAATTGGGGAGGCTTCCGGTCGTCCACTTTGCAGCCGGAGGAGTTGCGACGCCGGCGGATGCGGCCCTGATGATGCAGCTGGGATGTGACGGGGTGTTCGTGGGCTCAGGGGTGTTCAAGAGCGGAGATCCGGCGAGGCGGGCGAGGGCGATTGTGCAGGCGGTCACGCATTATAGCGACCCGGAGGTGCTGGCGGACGTGAGCTGCGGGCTTGGTGAGGCTATGGTAGGCATTAATCTTAATGATGATAAGGTTGAGAGGTATGCGAACCGCTCAGAGTAA